A DNA window from Pseudomonas sp. B21-056 contains the following coding sequences:
- a CDS encoding response regulator transcription factor, whose amino-acid sequence MSDEIQVDGEELPHLLLVDDDATFTRVMARAMSRRGFRVSTAGSAEEGLTIAQADLPDYAALDLKMDGDSGLVLLPKLLELDPEMRVVILTGYSSIATAVEAIKRGACNYLCKPADADDVLAALLSEHADLDTLVPENPMSVDRLQWEHIQRVLTEHEGNISATARALGMHRRTLQRKLQKRPVRR is encoded by the coding sequence ATGAGTGACGAGATCCAAGTCGACGGCGAAGAACTGCCGCACCTGTTGCTGGTGGATGATGACGCCACCTTTACCCGGGTCATGGCCCGGGCGATGTCCCGTCGCGGTTTTCGCGTGAGCACCGCCGGTTCCGCCGAGGAGGGCTTGACCATCGCCCAGGCCGACCTGCCGGACTATGCCGCCCTGGACCTGAAGATGGACGGCGACTCGGGCCTGGTGCTGTTGCCCAAGCTGCTGGAGCTGGACCCGGAGATGCGCGTGGTGATCCTCACCGGTTATTCGAGCATTGCCACGGCGGTCGAAGCCATCAAGCGCGGCGCCTGCAATTACCTGTGCAAACCGGCGGACGCCGATGACGTGCTGGCCGCGCTGCTGTCCGAGCATGCCGACCTTGATACCCTGGTGCCGGAAAACCCCATGTCGGTGGATCGCCTGCAATGGGAGCACATCCAGCGGGTGCTGACCGAGCACGAAGGCAACATCTCCGCCACCGCCCGCGCCCTGGGCATGCACCGGCGTACCTTGCAGCGCAAATTGCAGAAGCGGCCCGTGCGTCGCTGA
- the kdgD gene encoding 5-dehydro-4-deoxyglucarate dehydratase produces MNPQELKSILSSGLLSFPVTDFTAQGDFNRNSYIKRLEWLAPYGASALFAAGGTGEFFSLAASEYSQVIKTAVDTCATSVPILAGVGGATRQAIEYAQEAERLGAKGLLLLPHYLTEASQDGVAAHVEAVCKSVKIGVVVYNRNVCRLNATQLEQLAERCPNLIGYKDGLGDIELMVSIRRRLGDRFSYLGGLPTAEVYAAAYKALGVPVYSSAVFNFIPKTAMDFYHAIARDDHATVGKIIDDFFLPYLDIRNRKAGYAVSIVKAGAKIAGYDAGPVRTPLTDLLPEEYEALAALMDKQGKQ; encoded by the coding sequence ATGAATCCACAAGAACTGAAGTCCATCCTCTCGTCTGGCCTGCTGTCGTTCCCGGTCACCGATTTCACTGCACAGGGCGATTTCAATCGCAACAGCTACATCAAGCGTCTCGAGTGGCTGGCCCCCTACGGCGCTTCGGCCCTGTTCGCAGCCGGCGGCACCGGTGAATTCTTCTCCCTGGCCGCCAGCGAGTATTCCCAAGTCATCAAGACCGCTGTCGACACCTGCGCCACCAGCGTGCCAATCCTCGCTGGTGTCGGCGGCGCGACTCGCCAGGCCATCGAATACGCTCAAGAAGCCGAGCGCCTGGGTGCCAAGGGCCTGTTGCTGCTGCCGCACTACCTGACCGAAGCCAGCCAGGACGGCGTTGCCGCCCACGTTGAAGCGGTGTGCAAATCGGTGAAGATCGGTGTGGTGGTGTACAACCGCAACGTCTGCCGCCTGAACGCCACTCAACTGGAGCAGTTGGCCGAGCGTTGCCCGAACCTGATCGGCTACAAGGACGGCCTGGGCGATATCGAGTTGATGGTGTCGATCCGTCGTCGCCTCGGCGATCGCTTCAGCTACCTGGGCGGCCTGCCGACCGCTGAAGTCTACGCCGCGGCCTACAAGGCCCTGGGCGTACCGGTCTACTCCTCGGCGGTGTTCAACTTCATTCCGAAGACCGCGATGGACTTCTACCACGCCATCGCCCGTGACGATCACGCCACCGTCGGCAAGATCATCGACGATTTCTTCCTGCCGTACCTGGACATCCGCAACCGCAAGGCTGGCTATGCCGTGAGCATCGTCAAGGCGGGCGCGAAGATCGCCGGCTACGACGCAGGCCCTGTGCGCACCCCGCTGACCGATCTGCTGCCAGAAGAATACGAAGCCCTGGCCGCGCTGATGGACAAGCAAGGCAAGCAGTAA
- a CDS encoding FadR/GntR family transcriptional regulator, translating to MENPIDVPRFPRKRRSLAQELVTVLTEQIRDGLLKRGDKLPTESAIMEAHGVSRTVVREAISRLQAAGQVETRHGIGTFVLDTPSPSGFRIDPATVVTLRDVLAILELRISLEVESAGLAAQRRSDEQLATMRAALDALNESAAHATDAVASDFAFHLEIALSTGNRYFTDIMTHLGTSIIPRTRVNSARLAHDDQQHYMDRLSREHEEIYEAIARQDSDAARAAMRLHLTNSRERLRQAHEEAQAQG from the coding sequence ATGGAAAACCCGATCGACGTACCGCGCTTTCCCCGTAAGCGCCGCAGCCTGGCGCAGGAGTTGGTGACGGTGCTGACCGAGCAGATCCGTGACGGCCTGCTCAAGCGTGGCGACAAGTTGCCCACCGAGTCGGCGATCATGGAAGCCCATGGCGTCAGCCGCACCGTGGTGCGCGAAGCGATTTCCCGCTTGCAGGCCGCAGGGCAAGTGGAAACCCGCCATGGCATCGGCACCTTCGTGCTGGACACCCCAAGCCCGAGCGGTTTTCGGATCGACCCGGCCACGGTGGTGACCTTGCGTGATGTGCTGGCAATCCTGGAATTGCGCATCAGCCTGGAAGTGGAGTCCGCCGGGCTTGCGGCCCAGCGTCGTAGCGACGAGCAACTGGCGACGATGCGCGCCGCCCTCGATGCACTGAACGAAAGCGCAGCCCACGCCACCGATGCAGTGGCCTCGGACTTCGCCTTCCACCTGGAAATCGCCCTGTCCACAGGCAACCGCTATTTCACCGACATCATGACCCACCTGGGTACCAGCATCATCCCGCGTACCCGGGTGAACTCGGCACGCCTGGCCCATGACGACCAGCAACACTACATGGACCGCCTGAGCCGCGAGCACGAGGAAATCTACGAGGCTATCGCCCGCCAGGATTCGGACGCTGCCCGTGCCGCCATGCGCCTGCACCTGACCAACAGCCGCGAGCGGTTGCGCCAGGCCCATGAAGAAGCGCAAGCGCAGGGCTGA
- the garD gene encoding galactarate dehydratase yields MQLIEHADSPRYIRLHERDNVVIVVNDQGVPAGTEFPDGLVTVDFVPQSHKVTLLDIPEGGEVIRYGQVIGYALQPIPRGSWVKEDQLRMPTAPPLDSLPLSTDVPAADAPLEGYTFEGYRNADGTVGTRNILGITTTVQCVTGVLDHAVKRIKEELLPKYPNVDDVVALTHSYGCGVAITATDAYIPIRTVRNLARNPNLGGEALVISLGCEKLQAGQVMHDNDSSVDLSEPWLYRLQDSSHGFTEMIEQIMALAETRLKKLDQRRRETVPASELILGMQCGGSDAFSGITANPALGYASDLLLRAGATVMFSEVTEVRDAIYLLTSRAQTREVAQELVREMDWYDRYLAKGEADRSANTTPGNKKGGLSNIVEKSLGSIVKSGSSAINGVLGPGERFKEKGLIFCATPASDFVCGTLQLAAGMNLHVFTTGRGTPYGLAMAPVVKVSTRTELAQRWPDLIDIDAGRIATGRATIEELGWELFHYYLDVASGKKQTWAEQHKIYNDITLFNPAPIT; encoded by the coding sequence ATGCAACTGATTGAACATGCCGATTCGCCCCGTTACATCCGCCTGCACGAGCGGGACAATGTGGTGATCGTCGTCAATGACCAGGGCGTGCCGGCCGGGACCGAATTCCCGGACGGCCTGGTCACCGTGGACTTCGTGCCACAGAGCCACAAGGTCACGCTGCTGGACATTCCCGAGGGCGGCGAGGTGATTCGCTACGGCCAGGTCATTGGCTATGCGCTGCAACCGATCCCCCGTGGCAGTTGGGTCAAGGAAGACCAGTTGCGCATGCCCACCGCGCCGCCGCTGGACAGCCTGCCGCTGTCCACTGACGTGCCGGCCGCCGATGCGCCGCTGGAGGGCTACACCTTCGAAGGCTACCGCAATGCCGACGGTACCGTCGGCACGCGCAATATCCTTGGCATCACCACCACGGTGCAGTGCGTGACCGGGGTGCTGGACCATGCGGTCAAGCGCATCAAGGAAGAATTGCTGCCCAAGTACCCGAACGTCGATGACGTGGTGGCGCTGACCCACAGCTACGGTTGTGGCGTGGCGATCACCGCCACCGATGCGTACATCCCGATCCGCACCGTGCGCAACCTGGCGCGCAACCCGAACCTGGGTGGCGAGGCGCTGGTGATCAGCCTGGGTTGCGAGAAGTTGCAGGCCGGGCAGGTGATGCACGACAACGACAGCTCGGTGGACCTCAGCGAGCCGTGGTTGTATCGCCTGCAGGACTCCAGCCATGGCTTTACCGAAATGATCGAGCAGATCATGGCGCTGGCCGAAACCCGCCTGAAGAAGCTCGACCAGCGTCGCCGTGAAACCGTGCCCGCTTCGGAGTTGATCCTGGGCATGCAATGCGGCGGCAGCGATGCATTTTCCGGCATCACCGCCAACCCGGCCCTGGGCTATGCCTCGGACCTGTTGCTGCGTGCCGGGGCGACGGTGATGTTTTCCGAAGTCACCGAAGTGCGCGATGCGATCTACCTGCTGACCTCCCGGGCGCAAACCCGGGAAGTCGCCCAGGAACTGGTGCGCGAGATGGACTGGTACGACCGTTATCTGGCCAAGGGCGAGGCGGATCGCAGTGCCAACACCACGCCGGGCAACAAGAAGGGCGGACTGTCGAACATCGTCGAAAAATCCCTGGGCTCGATCGTCAAGTCCGGCAGCAGCGCGATCAACGGCGTACTTGGCCCGGGCGAGCGCTTCAAGGAAAAAGGCCTGATCTTCTGCGCCACGCCGGCCAGCGATTTTGTCTGTGGCACACTGCAACTGGCGGCGGGGATGAACCTGCACGTGTTCACCACCGGTCGTGGCACGCCGTATGGTCTGGCGATGGCACCGGTGGTGAAGGTCTCGACCCGTACCGAACTGGCCCAGCGCTGGCCGGACCTGATCGACATCGACGCCGGCCGGATCGCCACTGGACGGGCGACGATCGAAGAGTTGGGCTGGGAGCTGTTCCACTACTACCTGGATGTAGCCAGCGGCAAGAAGCAGACCTGGGCCGAGCAGCACAAGATCTACAACGACATCACCTTGTTCAACCCGGCGCCGATTACCTGA
- a CDS encoding ATP-binding protein, with protein MLAPLQMTSASRQNLWRLTFIRILVLAAQAGSVGLAYWFDLLPLPWLQLAITLVCASVLCALTAIRLRASWPVTELEYAVQLACDLFIHSALLYFSGGSTNPFVSYYLVPLTIAAVTLPWRFSLILSGIALALYTLLLARFYPLETFPIARENLQIYGMWLSFALAASVITFFAARMAEELRRQEELRAIRREEGLRDEQLLAVATQAAGAAHELGTPLATMSVLLKEMQQDHPDPLLQDDLSVLQDQVKLCKETLQYLVRAAEANRRLAIDMQDVTDWLDEALNRWHLMRPEASYRFQCLGYGPVPRMAPPPDLTQALLNLLNNAADACPEGMEVTLDWNAFELIISIRDRGAGVPLAIAEQIGKPFYTTKGKGLGLGLFLSKASVTRAGGSVKLYPHESGGTLTELRLPHADRGDEHE; from the coding sequence ATGCTCGCCCCTTTGCAAATGACTTCCGCCTCGCGCCAGAACCTCTGGCGGCTGACGTTCATCCGTATCCTGGTCCTTGCGGCCCAGGCCGGGTCCGTGGGGCTCGCCTATTGGTTCGACCTGTTGCCGCTGCCCTGGCTGCAACTGGCGATTACCCTGGTGTGCGCTTCGGTGCTGTGTGCGCTGACGGCGATTCGCCTGCGCGCCTCATGGCCGGTGACGGAGCTGGAATACGCCGTGCAACTGGCCTGCGACCTGTTTATCCACAGTGCGCTGCTGTATTTCTCCGGCGGTTCCACCAACCCTTTCGTGTCCTATTACCTGGTGCCCCTGACCATCGCCGCTGTGACGTTGCCGTGGCGCTTTTCGCTGATCCTGTCCGGCATCGCCCTGGCGCTGTACACCTTGTTGCTGGCGCGCTTCTATCCTCTGGAAACCTTCCCCATCGCCCGGGAGAACCTGCAGATCTACGGCATGTGGCTGAGTTTCGCCCTGGCCGCGTCCGTCATCACGTTTTTTGCCGCACGGATGGCCGAGGAGCTGCGTCGTCAGGAAGAACTACGGGCCATCCGTCGTGAAGAAGGCCTTCGGGACGAGCAATTGCTGGCCGTGGCGACCCAGGCCGCCGGCGCCGCCCATGAGTTGGGCACGCCGCTGGCAACCATGAGTGTGCTGCTCAAGGAGATGCAACAGGATCATCCCGACCCGCTGTTGCAGGACGACCTCAGTGTGCTGCAGGATCAGGTCAAGCTCTGCAAGGAAACCCTGCAATACCTGGTGCGCGCCGCCGAGGCCAACCGCCGGCTGGCGATCGACATGCAGGACGTCACCGACTGGCTCGACGAGGCCCTCAATCGCTGGCACCTGATGCGCCCGGAAGCCAGTTACCGCTTCCAGTGCCTGGGATATGGCCCAGTGCCGCGCATGGCGCCGCCACCGGACTTGACCCAGGCGCTGCTGAATCTGTTGAACAACGCCGCCGATGCTTGCCCCGAAGGCATGGAGGTGACGCTGGACTGGAATGCCTTTGAGCTGATTATCAGCATTCGCGACCGCGGTGCCGGTGTGCCGTTGGCCATCGCCGAGCAGATCGGCAAACCGTTCTACACCACCAAGGGCAAAGGCCTCGGCCTGGGCCTGTTTTTGAGCAAGGCCAGCGTGACACGCGCCGGCGGCTCGGTGAAACTCTACCCCCATGAGAGCGGCGGCACGCTCACCGAGCTGCGCCTGCCCCATGCCGACCGAGGAGACGAACATGAGTGA
- a CDS encoding SIMPL domain-containing protein (The SIMPL domain is named for its presence in mouse protein SIMPL (signalling molecule that associates with mouse pelle-like kinase). Bacterial member BP26, from Brucella, was shown to assemble into a channel-like structure, while YggE from E. coli has been associated with resistance to oxidative stress.) has product MHTFSRPAALLALSLGTVASLPALAADELHYNQISLRAEASQEVARDLMIVTLYTEEQNTDPAKLAAAVSTTLNKAIGQAKQVKEITLRQGSRNSYPIYDGKGQKITGWRERAELRLESADFAALSKLTGELLTDMKMGGMDFAISTATRQSSEDALLKDAVNAFKARAQLATEALGGKGYKIVNLNLNTNGYPQPYMRAPMMMKAGAMDAESVTPEVEAGTSKVSMTADGAIEVLMQ; this is encoded by the coding sequence ATGCACACGTTCAGTCGCCCCGCCGCCCTCCTCGCCCTCAGTCTCGGCACCGTCGCCAGCCTGCCGGCCCTGGCCGCCGATGAACTGCATTACAACCAGATATCCCTGCGCGCCGAAGCCAGCCAGGAAGTGGCCCGCGACCTGATGATCGTCACGCTCTACACCGAAGAGCAAAACACCGACCCGGCCAAGCTCGCCGCCGCCGTCAGCACCACGCTGAACAAGGCCATCGGCCAGGCCAAGCAAGTCAAGGAGATCACCCTGCGCCAGGGCAGCCGCAACAGCTACCCGATCTACGACGGCAAGGGCCAGAAAATCACCGGCTGGCGCGAACGCGCCGAACTGCGCCTGGAAAGCGCCGACTTCGCCGCCCTGTCCAAACTCACCGGCGAATTGCTGACCGATATGAAAATGGGCGGCATGGACTTCGCCATCTCCACCGCCACCCGCCAGAGCAGCGAAGACGCCCTGCTCAAGGACGCCGTCAACGCGTTCAAGGCCCGCGCCCAACTGGCTACCGAAGCCCTGGGTGGCAAGGGTTACAAAATCGTCAACCTGAACCTCAACACCAACGGCTATCCACAACCCTACATGCGGGCGCCGATGATGATGAAGGCCGGGGCCATGGATGCCGAGTCCGTTACGCCAGAAGTGGAAGCGGGCACCAGCAAGGTGAGCATGACGGCGGATGGGGCGATTGAGGTGTTGATGCAGTGA
- a CDS encoding aldehyde dehydrogenase family protein, with protein sequence MADAKRFDNYINGQWVAGADYCTNINPSDLSDVIGEYAKADAAQVNTAIEAARAAFPGWSTSGIQARHDALDKVGSEILARREELGQLLAREEGKTLPEAIGEVTRAGNIFKFFAGECLRLSGDYVPSVRPGVNVEVTREALGVVGLITPWNFPIAIPAWKIAPALAYGNCVVIKPAELVPGCAWALAEIISRAGFPAGVFNLVMGSGRVVGEVLVNSPKVDGISFTGSVGVGRQIAVNCVSRQAKVQLEMGGKNPQIILDDADLKQAVELAVQSAFYSTGQRCTASSRLIVTAGIHDKFVDAMAERMQSIKVGHALKAGTDIGPVVSEAQLNQDLKYIDIGQSEGARLVSGGGLVTCDTEGYFLAPTLFADSEAAMRISREEIFGPVANVVRVADYEAALAMANDTEFGLSAGIATTSLKYANHFKRHSQAGMVMVNLPTAGVDYHVPFGGRKGSSYGSREQGRYAQEFYTVVKTSYIGS encoded by the coding sequence GTGGCAGATGCAAAGCGTTTCGATAACTACATCAACGGTCAATGGGTGGCCGGTGCCGACTATTGCACCAATATCAACCCCTCTGACCTGTCCGATGTCATCGGCGAGTACGCCAAGGCTGACGCAGCTCAAGTCAACACCGCCATCGAAGCCGCCCGCGCCGCGTTCCCGGGCTGGTCGACTTCGGGCATCCAGGCCCGTCACGATGCGCTGGACAAGGTGGGCAGCGAGATCCTCGCCCGCCGTGAAGAGCTCGGCCAACTGCTGGCTCGGGAAGAGGGCAAGACCCTGCCCGAAGCTATCGGCGAAGTGACCCGCGCCGGCAACATTTTCAAGTTCTTCGCCGGTGAATGCCTGCGTCTGTCCGGCGACTACGTGCCGTCGGTGCGTCCGGGCGTCAATGTCGAAGTGACCCGTGAAGCCCTGGGTGTGGTCGGCCTGATCACGCCGTGGAACTTCCCCATCGCCATCCCCGCATGGAAAATCGCCCCGGCCCTGGCCTACGGCAATTGCGTGGTGATCAAGCCTGCCGAGCTGGTACCGGGTTGCGCCTGGGCCCTGGCGGAAATCATTTCCCGCGCCGGTTTCCCGGCCGGTGTGTTCAACCTCGTGATGGGCAGCGGTCGCGTGGTTGGCGAAGTGCTGGTCAACAGCCCTAAGGTCGACGGTATCAGCTTCACCGGTTCCGTGGGCGTGGGTCGGCAGATCGCCGTCAACTGCGTGTCGCGCCAGGCCAAGGTGCAGTTGGAAATGGGCGGCAAGAACCCGCAGATCATCCTCGATGACGCCGACCTCAAGCAGGCGGTCGAACTGGCGGTGCAGAGTGCGTTCTACTCCACCGGCCAACGTTGCACGGCCTCCAGCCGCCTGATCGTCACCGCCGGTATCCACGACAAGTTCGTCGACGCCATGGCCGAGCGCATGCAATCGATCAAGGTCGGTCATGCCTTGAAGGCAGGTACGGACATCGGCCCGGTGGTCTCCGAAGCCCAGCTCAACCAGGACCTGAAGTACATCGATATCGGCCAGAGCGAAGGCGCGCGGCTGGTCAGCGGCGGTGGCCTGGTGACGTGCGACACCGAAGGCTATTTCCTGGCGCCGACCCTGTTCGCCGACAGCGAAGCGGCCATGCGCATCAGCCGTGAAGAAATTTTCGGCCCGGTGGCCAACGTCGTGCGTGTGGCCGACTACGAGGCGGCGCTGGCGATGGCCAACGACACCGAGTTCGGTCTGTCCGCCGGTATCGCCACCACGTCGTTGAAGTACGCAAACCACTTCAAGCGCCATTCCCAGGCGGGCATGGTGATGGTCAACCTGCCAACCGCCGGCGTGGACTACCACGTGCCGTTCGGCGGACGCAAAGGTTCGTCCTATGGTTCGCGTGAGCAAGGTCGCTACGCACAAGAGTTCTACACCGTGGTGAAGACCTCCTACATCGGTTCCTGA
- a CDS encoding ABC transporter ATP-binding protein/permease — MNQNAEYSAVNDAVRGQFFRRVWQMTTPYWRSEEKGKAWTLLIAVIALSLFSVAISVWINSWYKDFYNALQEKNSEAFWQLILYFCGIAAVAILGAVYRLYLTQMLTIRWRAWLTEQHFARWLGNKNYYQLEQGGYTDNPDQRISEDLNSFTSNTLGLGLGLLRNVVSLVSFSIILWGVSGSIEVFGYTIPGYMFWCALVYAAVGSWLTHLIGRRLIGLNNNQQRFEADLRFSMVRVRENAESIALYNGEPNENRRLSGRFGLVWQNFWDIMRVSKRLTFFTSGYGQIAIIFPFMVAAPRYFAGKIQLGELMQINSAFGNVQESFSWFISAYTDLAAWRATCDRLLSFRQAMSDNEERVPAIDVQSQGNQLKVHNLGLDLNDGRHLLNDADMTVGAGERVMLSGRSGSGKSTLFRAMGHLWPTGHGRILLPTARYLFLPQKPYLPIGSLREVLSYPQPGDVYPNERYAQVLETCRLPHLIARLDESNHWQRMLSPGEQQRLAFARALLYAPQWLYMDEATSAMDEEDEATLYQALIDQLPGLSIVSVGHRSSLKRFHPRHVRIENGQLLERAEVT, encoded by the coding sequence ATGAATCAGAACGCTGAATATTCCGCGGTCAATGACGCAGTGCGCGGGCAGTTCTTCCGCCGTGTCTGGCAAATGACCACGCCGTACTGGCGCAGTGAGGAGAAGGGCAAGGCCTGGACGCTGTTGATCGCCGTCATCGCGCTGTCGCTGTTCAGTGTGGCGATCTCGGTGTGGATCAACAGTTGGTACAAGGATTTCTACAACGCCCTGCAAGAGAAAAACAGTGAGGCGTTCTGGCAGTTGATCCTGTATTTCTGCGGCATCGCCGCGGTGGCGATACTGGGCGCGGTGTACCGCTTGTACCTCACGCAGATGCTCACCATTCGCTGGCGGGCCTGGTTGACCGAGCAGCATTTTGCCCGCTGGCTCGGCAACAAGAACTACTACCAGTTGGAGCAGGGCGGCTACACCGACAACCCGGACCAGCGGATTTCCGAAGACCTCAACAGCTTCACCAGCAATACCCTGGGTCTGGGGTTGGGCTTGCTGCGCAACGTGGTCAGCCTGGTGTCGTTCTCGATCATCCTGTGGGGTGTGTCGGGCAGCATCGAGGTGTTCGGCTACACCATTCCCGGCTACATGTTCTGGTGCGCACTGGTGTACGCGGCGGTGGGCAGTTGGCTGACGCACCTGATCGGCCGTCGCCTGATCGGCCTGAACAACAACCAGCAGCGCTTCGAAGCCGACCTGCGTTTTTCCATGGTACGGGTGCGCGAAAATGCCGAAAGCATTGCGCTGTACAACGGCGAACCCAACGAGAACCGTCGCCTGAGCGGGCGTTTCGGGCTGGTCTGGCAGAACTTCTGGGACATCATGCGGGTGTCCAAGCGCCTGACATTCTTCACCTCCGGCTACGGCCAGATCGCGATCATCTTCCCGTTCATGGTGGCGGCGCCGCGCTACTTCGCCGGCAAGATCCAGCTGGGCGAACTCATGCAGATCAACTCGGCGTTCGGCAACGTGCAGGAGAGTTTCAGCTGGTTCATCAGCGCCTATACCGACCTCGCCGCGTGGCGCGCCACCTGTGATCGTCTGCTGAGTTTCCGCCAGGCCATGAGCGACAACGAAGAGCGTGTGCCGGCCATCGATGTGCAAAGCCAGGGCAACCAACTGAAGGTGCACAACCTGGGGTTGGATCTGAATGACGGACGTCATCTGCTCAACGACGCCGACATGACCGTCGGGGCCGGTGAGCGGGTGATGCTCAGCGGCCGCTCCGGCAGCGGTAAATCCACGCTGTTCCGGGCGATGGGACATCTGTGGCCCACCGGGCATGGTCGTATTTTGCTGCCGACGGCGCGTTACCTGTTCCTGCCGCAAAAGCCCTATCTGCCCATCGGCAGCCTGCGTGAAGTGTTGAGTTATCCACAGCCTGGCGACGTCTACCCCAACGAACGTTATGCACAGGTGCTGGAAACCTGCCGCCTGCCGCACCTGATCGCGCGGCTGGACGAAAGCAACCACTGGCAGCGCATGCTCTCGCCCGGCGAGCAGCAACGCCTGGCCTTTGCCCGAGCACTGCTCTACGCACCGCAGTGGTTGTACATGGACGAAGCCACCTCGGCGATGGACGAAGAGGACGAGGCGACGCTGTATCAGGCGTTGATCGATCAGTTGCCAGGGTTGAGCATCGTCAGCGTCGGCCACCGAAGCAGTTTGAAACGTTTCCATCCGCGACATGTGCGTATCGAAAATGGCCAACTGCTGGAGCGCGCTGAAGTCACCTGA
- a CDS encoding MFS transporter: MQATKPTHVRYLILLMLFVVTTINYADRATIAIAGSSLQKDLGIDAVTLGYIFSAFGWAYVAGQIPGGWLLDRFGSKKIYALSIFTWSLFTVLQGYVGEFGMSTAVVALFMLRFLVGLAEAPSFPGNARIVAAWFPTAERGTASAIFNSAQYFATVLFAPLMGWIVYRFGWQHVFIVMGVIGIVFSLIWLKVIHSPRQHPMINEAEFNHIAANGAMVDMDQDKGKKKADGPKWDYIRQLLTNRMMLGVYLGQYCINGITYFFLTWFPVYLVQERGMTILKAGFIASLPAICGFIGGVLGGVISDYLLRKGHSLTFARKAPIIAGLLVSSSIVACNYVEIEWMVVGFMALAFFGKGVGALGWAVVSDTSPKQIAGLSGGLFNTFGNLASITTPIVIGYIISSTGSFKWALVFVGCNALMAVFSYLVIVGPIKRVVLKEPAAKDADLSSLSEAKS, from the coding sequence ATGCAAGCGACCAAGCCGACTCACGTCCGCTATTTGATCCTGCTCATGCTGTTCGTGGTGACGACGATCAACTATGCCGACCGTGCCACCATCGCCATCGCAGGCTCCAGCCTGCAAAAAGACCTCGGCATCGATGCCGTGACCCTCGGTTATATCTTCTCCGCCTTCGGCTGGGCCTACGTGGCCGGGCAGATTCCTGGCGGCTGGCTGCTCGACCGCTTCGGCTCGAAAAAAATCTATGCCCTGAGCATTTTCACCTGGTCGCTGTTCACCGTGCTGCAAGGCTATGTCGGTGAATTCGGCATGTCCACGGCCGTGGTTGCGCTGTTCATGCTGCGCTTTCTGGTCGGTCTGGCCGAAGCGCCGTCCTTCCCGGGCAACGCCCGCATTGTCGCGGCCTGGTTCCCTACCGCAGAGCGTGGCACGGCTTCGGCGATTTTCAACTCGGCGCAGTACTTCGCTACCGTGTTGTTCGCACCTTTGATGGGCTGGATCGTCTACCGCTTCGGCTGGCAGCATGTGTTCATCGTGATGGGCGTGATCGGCATCGTGTTCTCGCTGATCTGGCTCAAAGTGATCCATAGCCCGCGTCAGCACCCGATGATCAACGAGGCCGAGTTCAACCACATCGCCGCCAATGGTGCGATGGTCGACATGGACCAGGACAAGGGCAAGAAGAAGGCCGACGGTCCGAAGTGGGATTACATCCGCCAACTGCTCACCAACCGTATGATGCTCGGCGTGTACCTGGGCCAATACTGCATCAACGGCATCACCTACTTCTTCCTGACCTGGTTCCCGGTGTACCTGGTCCAGGAGCGCGGCATGACCATCCTCAAGGCCGGTTTCATCGCGTCCTTGCCGGCGATCTGCGGTTTTATCGGCGGCGTGCTGGGCGGGGTGATTTCCGACTACCTGCTGCGCAAGGGCCACTCGCTGACCTTCGCCCGCAAGGCACCGATCATCGCCGGCCTGCTGGTGTCCAGCAGCATCGTGGCCTGCAACTACGTGGAAATCGAATGGATGGTGGTGGGCTTCATGGCCCTGGCCTTCTTCGGCAAAGGTGTAGGCGCGCTGGGCTGGGCGGTGGTGTCCGACACGTCGCCCAAACAGATCGCCGGTTTGAGCGGTGGCTTGTTCAACACCTTCGGCAACCTGGCATCGATCACCACGCCAATCGTCATCGGCTACATCATCAGCTCCACCGGTTCGTTCAAATGGGCCCTGGTGTTTGTGGGTTGCAATGCGTTGATGGCGGTGTTCAGTTACCTGGTCATCGTCGGGCCGATCAAGCGTGTCGTGCTCAAGGAACCTGCGGCCAAGGATGCCGACCTCTCCAGCCTGTCTGAAGCCAAATCCTGA